ACAATCTCAAGGTTTCAGAAATCATGAAAATAGCCTACgaaagaaaatttcaattgaaatatttatttttttttaaaataccACGTTTCATATTCTTCATTCTTCGTCAAACCCACTAAGAACTATGTCAATTGAACAAACcttatcaaaatatttaccATCACATCCAAGACCGGAAGGGGTAACTTTTACTTATGGAACCGCAGGGTTTCGTATGAAAGCAGATAAATTAGATTATGTGACTTATACCGTTGGGATCATTGCTTCATTAAGATCGAAATATTTACAAGGGAAAACTGTTGGTGTTATGATTACTGCTTCTCATAATCCACCGGAAGATAATGGAGTTAAAGTTGTTGATCCATTAGGTAGTATGTTGGAAAGTTCATGGGAAAAATATGCTACCGATTTAGCCAATGCTTCttcaacaaaagaaaatctgTTGTTGGAAgttattaatgaattggtgacagatttgaaaattgatttatctgTTCCTGCTAATGTTGTTATTGCTAGAGATTCAAGAGAATCTAGTCCAGCATTATCTAAAGCTACTATTGATGGATTTCAAAGTGTTCCCAATACCAAATATCAAGATTTCGGGTTATTCACTACACCAGAATTACATTATGTTACAAGAACATTAAATGACCCAAAATTTGGTGAACCTACTGAAGATGGTTATTATTCTAAATTAGCCAAAtcatttaaagaaatttatgCCATTTGTGATTCTAATGAAAAAATCGATATAACTATTGATGCCGCTAATGGAGTTGGTGCTCCTAAaattcaagaattattagaaaaatatttatcacAAGAAATTAGTTTTACCGTAGTTAATGGTGATTATAAACaaccaaatttattaaattttgattgtGGAGCTGATTATGTCAagacaaatcaaaaattacCTAAAAATGTTCAACCagacaataataataaattatatgcATCATTTGATGGAGATGCTGATAGATtaatttgttattatcaaaacaatgaaaataaatttaaattattagatggagataaattatcaacGTTATTTGCGTTATttttacaacaattatttaaacaaatCGATCCAACAAAACtttcattaaatattgGGGTGATTCAGACTGCTTATGCTAATGGATCTTCTACAAAATATGTTGAAGATGTTTTGAAAATCCCCGTTCGTTGTACTCCAACAGGGGTTAAACATTTACATCATGAAGCAGAAAATTTCGATATTGGAGTATATTTTGAAGCTAATGGTCATGGTACAGTTATTTTTAATCCTGAAGcggaaaagaaaatttttaattataaaccaagtaatggtaatgataataacGAAGAAGTTAAAGCTATTaaaattttacaaaattttagtcaattaattaatcaaactGTTGGTGATGCAATTTCAGATTTATTAGCAGTTTTAATTgttattcattatttaaaattatcacCAAGTAATTGGGATAATGAATATACTGATTTACCTAATAAATTAGTTAAAGTGATTGTTCCTGATAGATCTATATTTAAAACTACAAATGCTGAAAGAACTTTGGTTGAACCAAAAGGTATGcaagatgaaattgataaattagtAGCCAAATACCCCAATGGAAGATCTTTTGTAAGAGCTTCTGGTACTGAAGATGCTGTTAGGGTTTATGCTGAAGCTGATACGAAAAGTAACGTTGAAGAATTGTCTAAAGCAGTATCTGAATTAGTTAAATAGAAAGACGTCTTCCTctctgaaaaaaaaaaatcaaaaaaaacagacactcaaataaaacaaaaaagtcTATCCTTTCCTCTTTACGTAGATACTCATTTATTCACCTCGATAATGTATTCGTTTGAATTCTCCAGGAGTTGTCAAATTTTTACCTAATGACCAAACTCCTTTTCTTAACAATTTTGCACGTGACTCTAGTTTGCGATACCAATCTTCATTATCACCAAATTCGGCTTCTGCTTTACCTTCATAGACAATAGCATATCCGACTTTTAACATTTCTGCTGATATGTCTTTTTTCCCAGTCCATTTCCAAATTTGTGCTCGAGCCACCACCCGTTTATATTGATCTATAGAATAAGGAGTTATAGTGACATATTTCCCATCAACATATTCTCGTAACCAATGCAATGCTTCTTTGGAAAATGGTTGAGCTGGTTTACCAAAATGAGCTCCTTCAGGAGCATCTACTCCACATAATCGAATCATTAAAGTTTCatctttcaaatcttttCTAGTGGTAGGGATTTTACGTAGCCATCCCCAACCGAAAATCCATCCACCTGGAGTATGATAAAATCGAAAAttatcaccatcaccaacTCTAGTTACATATCCATATAatttagtattattttcaattatggTGGGGGTTAGATCTAAATAagttttaattcttctaatATATCGtttataaaatttatatccaaaaaataatgatgttGTAACACCAGCAGATAATAGTATTACCTTAGGATGGAAAATAGATATACTTTCAGTCGGGTCTGGTGGAATAGGTGgcattgaaaattttaaagaaagaaagattttGCTTAATGTGGAGATTTATTTGTTCACATATCTtctcttattttttttttttttgatggtggtggttgcTCTTTGATCTTGAAATTTGTTTACTTTTTGGTAAAAGGTACACGAGTTGCGCcgaggtggtggtggtcgCAGTTATAGAGTTTTAACATAAAAGACTAAACCACATTTATCGTTGAATAATGCaacaaatgaaatcaaatatttttcttggttgcaaatgttgataaataaattgttaaatATTGTTATAGTAACCTGAAAAAATATTGTGGTTTCTTTAGGTTGTAAGTTACAATTTGGtatctttttatttttgtctAGAATTGGTACCCAACTtgctgcaaaaaaaaaaaaaaagaagaactACCACCACGATTACTAATTATAACAAAGATATTCTGGAAACAATCTTAAGGCTTTGAGCTACGTAATATCTTGTACcagattttttcaatttagatATTTTTGTTAAGAAATAGGTTACTGTGATTTTATCAGGTAAGTTAAAGTCACGCGATAGTTAATTCCAATTGTGTCAGCACCATTCGTCTATGTCATCAATCTTACTGAACCAAGCACTGATTACATCAAAATCTAAATACCTACATTTCCATTGGCAAACTTACAGATTAGCCAATTCTTTTGGAGTCAAGCAAAACGTCGAACCCcagtttttctttgtttagGTTCGTAAATCTTCGCCGTACAAAAAACCTCAATGACCAATTGCGTAGTATTGCTCCTTCTTATTTCCTGATGTCCAAATTGAAACGCAACCACAAATAACACTGTCAATCTAACAAAGAATCACATCCTATTTTAAATTATgttgaaagaaataaaaataaaacgtCGGAAGCAGTTTCATGCAGGGTCTACCAAACGCTACCAACTACAAATATATAATGAAAAGTCGAAGGGGTTTTATGTATTCACAACAATGTATGAACCTACAAGGTTAAATCTTTGAAATCATTTCTAAACATAATTACAGAAAAGGTAAATTACAACGTAGAggaattattgttttttagGTTTGATggtttttgatttggagATTGTAATACAATTGTTTTATGTTAAAACGCGTATTGTagaaaattgatttctcttttttttttttaggaaGATTTGAATTGGACACACAGACACACAGACAGAcaacaaatatataattcttgattAACATACACGACAAACAATGCACAATACAATAACTTCAAGTTTTAAGTGTTTTTGTGTGATGGGTTGTACTATAATGCAAGTATGTGCTGTCATTTAATTATCCTTCTTCCCACAATTCATTAACTAAAGAGAGAAGGTAGAAGGCAGAGTCCAAGAtcagaaacaaaaacagacatttttgattcaaaattctttttgcttttttaaaattcttccttttttttttggagaCGACGActaatatttattaaacgTTCTAGACACTAATAATAGATcttcaaatattatttatgtAATTCGTTGTTCTGTAGATATTATATGTATTGTAGTATTATGCTATATTCTGTCCTTCAACTGGGACTTTCACATGCCAAATAAACACCTAAAGagatattgttgaaaaaacaGGTAATAATAAAGGACTGTACTGCTATTGTTTGAATATGACCTCAAATACTGTCATTTGAACAATACTGAAGAGGAAACTTACTAATTGTTACAGTAATGAAAAAAGTAGGAGAATTTTATACTATTCTCTGATCCGTGTGTTCACTATGCAAGACTATATACAGGATGTTATGACATAGATCAATCAATCACGTAGTAAAATTgtaaagaaattttataacaacaacacaacaacaacacaacaacaaattacAACAGAaatctttttctctctctctcgTTCCTCTTATTAagttttaatatttgaCTTAACACGCCAAAGgggaaaaattttttttttttttttctttctcttttgtatcaacaattctttttttttttatactTTACAACCAAACCACAATTCACAAACAACATCAAAACATTAATACACCGTGAATTTGAAACCATTTACCCAATTACAACCATCACCACAACCACATCTATCATTATACTGTACttcaagaaaagaaacaaagaaacAGAACGAGTTTTAGTGtagtcttttttttttttttgatttcggATCAAAGCACACAAAAGAACGGAATAATAAATACGCCCAAAATCCAAACAACAAAGCCAAACccaaactaaaaaaaaaatctaagagaaaaaaaaaagtagaCGAGTTCTGTTTTTGTCGATTCAttcctattttttttttttttaagaaGTTGATTGGGCATTATAATAGtataatttgattgttttaattgagTTAAcacttattttttttcattttcatttaactatttgttgttgttttttctttattttttttcattttcaatttcagcCTTCGTTTCAAtcctttcttttcctttttattTGATCTCTTGGAAAAGTATAACCAAACGATTCCtatttttaaagaaaaaaaaaagagacaTTATAGAGTGAAGATTATACATTAGAATACCCTCCCTCAATAGAATATGGTATCATTATACGATGTGGGAACCCGTTGTTGGTATCCTGATGAAAAACTAGGCTGGATCAGTGCTACTGTAAAgtcaaacaagaaaaatggGGACAAGCACATTATAGAATTTGTACCTGAAAACGATGATTCTCAGATACTTACTATTGAAACTGACAATTTATCAGAAGACAATGACAAATTACCTCCATTAAGAAATCCTCCAATATTAGAAGCTGCAGAAGATTTGACTAGTTTGTCATATTTAAATGAACCTGCGGTTTTACAGGCGATTAAATTACGTTATTCACAATTGAACATTTACACTTATTCTggtattgttttaattgcCACCAACCCTTTCCAAAGAGTTGAGCAATTGTATTCACAAGACATTATACAAGCCTATGCCGGTAAAAGAAGAGGAGAATTGGATCCTCATCTTTTTGCCATCGCCGAAGACGCTTACAGGTGCATGAAAGAAGATGGTGAAAACCAAACTATAGTTGTCAGTGGTGAATCTGGGGCCGGTAAAACTGTTTCTGCTAAATATATTATGAGATATTTTGCTACCGTGGAAGAAGATTCCGAATTGCAAACCAACATTGGCACTGAACACAAATCTGACATGTCTGatgttgaaaaacaaattttagCCACCAATCCTATTATGGAAGCTTTTGGTAATGCCAAAACCACAAGAAATGACAACTCATCACGTTTTGGTAAGTATTTGGAAATCTTGTTTGATAAAGACACATCTATTATTGGTGCTAGAATAAGAACATACCTTTTAGAAAGATCTAGATTAGTATTCCAACCAAGTACAGAAAGAAACTACCATATCTTTTACCAAATGTTGGCAGGTATGAGCAGTACTGAAAAGGAAGCCTTAGGGTTGAAAACTGCTGATGATTACAAGTACACCAACCAAGGAGGAATGCCTCAAATAGAAGGTATTGACGATGCTGACGAGTTCCGTATCACCAATGAGGCATTATCTTTAATTGGTATTGATAACTCCAAGCAATCAGAAATTTACAAGATTTTGGCAGCACTTTTACACATTGGTAACATTGATATTGCTGCCACCAAAAACGACGCACACTTATCCAGTGATGAACCTAATTTAGTTAAAGCATGTGAATTATTGGGCATTGACGCAGTATCATTTGCCAAATGGTGTGTTAAAAAGCAAATAACAACCAGAAACGAAAAAATCACCAGTAATTTAAACCACAAACAAGCTTTAGTTGCCAGAGACTCGTTTGCTAAATACATTTATTCAGCtttatttgattggttGGTTGACTATGTCAATTCTGATTTATGTCCAGAAGAAGTTGCTGCCAGAGTGAAATCATTTATTGGTGTGTTGGATATTTATGGTTTCGAACATTTCGAAAAGAATTCTTTTGAACAGTTTTGTATCAATTATgccaatgaaaaattacaacaagaatttaaCCAGcatgttttcaaattggaaCAAGAGGAATATATTaaagaacaaattgaatggTCTTTTATTGACTTTGCCGATAATCAACCTTGCATTGatgttattgaaaatagatTGGGTATATTGTCCCTTTTGGATGAAGAGTCCAGACTTCCGGCAGGGAATGATGAATCatggattgaaaaaatgtATCAAAACTTGGATAAAGAACCAACAAATAAAGTGTTTAAAAAGCCAAGATTCGGTCAGACCAAGTTTATTGTTTCTCATTATGCCTTGGACGTTACTTATGATATTGAAGgttttattgaaaagaataGAGATACTGTTGGTGAAGGACATCTTGAAGTTATGAAGAACTCTACTAATCCTTTGTTACAATCcattttggaaattattgataaaaatgcCGCTGCCTTGGAAGCCTCTAAACCAGAAACGAAAACTCCAAGAGCAAAGATTGCTAATAAGAAACCAACTTTGGGTTCCATGTTCAAGAATTCtttgattgaattaatgaaaacTATCAACTCCACAAACGTTCATTATATCAGATGTATAAAACCAAATGAACGAAAGAAAGCTTGGGAATTTGACACATTAATGGTGTTGTCTCAATTGAGAGCTTGTGGTGTGTTGGAAACAATCAGAATTTCATGTGCTGGGTTCCCTTCAAGATGGACTTATGTGGAATTTGCTGACAGATATCATATTTTGGTTCCTTCACAAGATTGGATTAGAGTCATGAGTGGTAACACTACCCAAGAATCTGTGACTGGCTTGTGTAACCAAATATTGACAGCTAATATTGAGAATAAGGAGAAATATCAATTGGGTAATACCaagatatttttcaaagctGGTATGTTGGctcattttgaaaaattgagatccgataaattgttcaaatccGCTGTGATGATCCAAAAGAACATGAGAAAGAGATTCTACAGAAAGAAATATCTCGAAACCAGAGCTTCTCATATTCAATTACAAGGTTTAATTCGTGGTTATATGTCCAGAAAACGCGTCagagaagaacaagaaagaGTCGCTGCTACTTTAATCCAAACTTCAATCAGAGGTTACTTGGCCAGAAAGCAATTTGCTCAAACACTTTTATCTGTTATTACGATTCAAAAATCCGTCAGAGGATTACATGCAAGAAGAAATTACCAAAAATTACGCGAATCAAGCTCAGCTGTTGTTATTCAAAAATCTTGGAAGGCTTATCAAGCCAGATCCAgttatcaaattcaacGGAAATCTGCTGTTATTATTCAATCAGCATTTAGAAGACAATATGCTATTCGTGAAttgcaacaattgaaagttGAAGCTAAAtcattgaataaattgaagGAAGTATCTTATCAATTAGAAAACAAGGTGATTGATTTAACTCAATCATTAACTTCCAAGATCCAAGATAATAAGAAATTAATGGAAGAAATTGCCAATTTGAAAGTTTTATTAGAACAACAAGGCCAAGCACATGAAACTTTGAAAACTCGTGAACTTGAATTTAGTGAGAAGTTTGACTCCCAGAATGCCGAACATCAACAAGAAGTTGAAAACTTGAATCGTGAATTGGAGACTATCAAGAACGAGTATGCGTCAGCAGGTGCCAAGATTGAACAATTGTATAAAGAACAAGCTGAATTGAAACAAGAAGTACAAAGAAacattgaagaattgaacaAGGCTAAAGACGACCTTGTTAAGCGTGACACCATTGAAGTTGACTTGAAATCACACATTGAACAATTAAAGACTGAATTAGCAAaattgcaacaacaacaa
This is a stretch of genomic DNA from Candida dubliniensis CD36 chromosome 1, complete sequence. It encodes these proteins:
- a CDS encoding nuclease, putative; the protein is MPPIPPDPTESISIFHPKVILLSAGVTTSLFFGYKFYKRYIRRIKTYLDLTPTIIENNTKLYGYVTRVGDGDNFRFYHTPGGWIFGWGWLRKIPTTRKDLKDETLMIRLCGVDAPEGAHFGKPAQPFSKEALHWLREYVDGKYVTITPYSIDQYKRVVARAQIWKWTGKKDISAEMLKVGYAIVYEGKAEAEFGDNEDWYRKLESRAKLLRKGVWSLGKNLTTPGEFKRIHYRGE
- a CDS encoding acetylglucosamine phosphomutase, putative (Similar to C. albicans AGM1;~Similar to S. cerevisiae AGM1), with the protein product MSIEQTLSKYLPSHPRPEGVTFTYGTAGFRMKADKLDYVTYTVGIIASLRSKYLQGKTVGVMITASHNPPEDNGVKVVDPLGSMLESSWEKYATDLANASSTKENSLLEVINELVTDLKIDLSVPANVVIARDSRESSPALSKATIDGFQSVPNTKYQDFGLFTTPELHYVTRTLNDPKFGEPTEDGYYSKLAKSFKEIYAICDSNEKIDITIDAANGVGAPKIQELLEKYLSQEISFTVVNGDYKQPNLLNFDCGADYVKTNQKLPKNVQPDNNNKLYASFDGDADRLICYYQNNENKFKLLDGDKLSTLFALFLQQLFKQIDPTKLSLNIGVIQTAYANGSSTKYVEDVLKIPVRCTPTGVKHLHHEAENFDIGVYFEANGHGTVIFNPEAEKKIFNYKPSNGNDNNEEVKAIKILQNFSQLINQTVGDAISDLLAVLIVIHYLKLSPSNWDNEYTDLPNKLVKVIVPDRSIFKTTNAERTLVEPKGMQDEIDKLVAKYPNGRSFVRASGTEDAVRVYAEADTKSNVEELSKAVSELVK
- a CDS encoding myosin V myo2, putative (Similar to S. cerevisiae MYO2;~Similar to C. albicans MYO2), whose product is MVSLYDVGTRCWYPDEKLGWISATVKSNKKNGDKHIIEFVPENDDSQILTIETDNLSEDNDKLPPLRNPPILEAAEDLTSLSYLNEPAVLQAIKLRYSQLNIYTYSGIVLIATNPFQRVEQLYSQDIIQAYAGKRRGELDPHLFAIAEDAYRCMKEDGENQTIVVSGESGAGKTVSAKYIMRYFATVEEDSELQTNIGTEHKSDMSDVEKQILATNPIMEAFGNAKTTRNDNSSRFGKYLEILFDKDTSIIGARIRTYLLERSRLVFQPSTERNYHIFYQMLAGMSSTEKEALGLKTADDYKYTNQGGMPQIEGIDDADEFRITNEALSLIGIDNSKQSEIYKILAALLHIGNIDIAATKNDAHLSSDEPNLVKACELLGIDAVSFAKWCVKKQITTRNEKITSNLNHKQALVARDSFAKYIYSALFDWLVDYVNSDLCPEEVAARVKSFIGVLDIYGFEHFEKNSFEQFCINYANEKLQQEFNQHVFKLEQEEYIKEQIEWSFIDFADNQPCIDVIENRLGILSLLDEESRLPAGNDESWIEKMYQNLDKEPTNKVFKKPRFGQTKFIVSHYALDVTYDIEGFIEKNRDTVGEGHLEVMKNSTNPLLQSILEIIDKNAAALEASKPETKTPRAKIANKKPTLGSMFKNSLIELMKTINSTNVHYIRCIKPNERKKAWEFDTLMVLSQLRACGVLETIRISCAGFPSRWTYVEFADRYHILVPSQDWIRVMSGNTTQESVTGLCNQILTANIENKEKYQLGNTKIFFKAGMLAHFEKLRSDKLFKSAVMIQKNMRKRFYRKKYLETRASHIQLQGLIRGYMSRKRVREEQERVAATLIQTSIRGYLARKQFAQTLLSVITIQKSVRGLHARRNYQKLRESSSAVVIQKSWKAYQARSSYQIQRKSAVIIQSAFRRQYAIRELQQLKVEAKSLNKLKEVSYQLENKVIDLTQSLTSKIQDNKKLMEEIANLKVLLEQQGQAHETLKTRELEFSEKFDSQNAEHQQEVENLNRELETIKNEYASAGAKIEQLYKEQAELKQEVQRNIEELNKAKDDLVKRDTIEVDLKSHIEQLKTELAKLQQQQSEARNGSAVLVNSKTRNVNKRHSSAVAWNSPNSLDNSNRPVSVIAVSNDDDANIDDINDELFKLLRDSRQLHREIVDGLLKGLKIPPSGIAADLTRKEVLFPSRIIIIILSDMWRLGLTKESEDFLGEVLSSIQMIVSALKDDDVIPHGAFWLSNTHELYSFVSYAQHTIIANDNLAHEMSEEEFDEYLKLVAVVKEDFESLSYNIYNMWMKKMEKDLEKKAVSAVVLSQALPGFMAPESSPFLAKVFSGGVQYKMDDILSFFNTVYWAMKSYFIEMEVINEVIIELLRFVDALCFNDLIMRRNFLSWKRGLQLNYNVTRLEEWCKSHDIEEGSNYLSHLLQAAKLLQLRKNTPDDISIIYEICFALKPIQIQKLISQYYVADYETPIAPNVLQAVADKVKESDSSNSDDLFELVSTDGHFNDPFRNIALRPFSRVEAYVPAWLNLPVIRRIVELVAKNASVQESQSAIGVEEEANGL